Proteins encoded within one genomic window of Kibdelosporangium phytohabitans:
- a CDS encoding glutamate ABC transporter substrate-binding protein, translating into MRHALVLAAAVVTAGTLLAGCTSSTGTTTIPSVTAAVPRPANAADVTVPPSAAAQECGDKLASLRPLNPMPKPGAMPGGSTMAKIVQRGKLIVGVDQNTYNVGFRDPFTGDIQGFDIDMARSIAAALFGDPNAIQLRAVTSDQRIPMLKSGEVDIVVRTMSITCDRLVDVNFSAVYYEAQQQVLVKKNSGFTGMESLGGKRVCATKSSTSLRNIANAPSKPIAVSVSDWTDCLVMLQQGQVDAVSTDDVILAGMAAQDKYTAVVGSSVAAEPYGMAIPKQNVDFVRFVNGVLEQVRTNGTWANSYGRWLDGLIPGPPPAPPVPRYKD; encoded by the coding sequence ATGAGACACGCACTGGTATTGGCCGCGGCCGTGGTGACGGCGGGGACGCTGCTGGCGGGCTGCACGTCGAGCACGGGCACGACGACGATCCCGTCGGTCACCGCCGCGGTGCCGCGGCCCGCGAACGCCGCGGACGTGACGGTGCCGCCGTCGGCTGCCGCGCAGGAATGCGGCGACAAACTGGCAAGCCTGCGGCCCTTGAACCCGATGCCCAAGCCGGGCGCGATGCCCGGCGGCTCGACGATGGCGAAGATCGTCCAGCGCGGCAAGCTGATCGTCGGCGTGGACCAGAACACCTACAACGTCGGCTTCCGCGACCCGTTCACCGGCGACATCCAGGGCTTCGACATCGACATGGCCCGCTCGATCGCGGCCGCGCTGTTCGGCGACCCGAACGCGATCCAGCTCCGCGCGGTCACCTCCGACCAGCGGATCCCGATGCTGAAGTCCGGCGAGGTGGACATCGTGGTGCGCACGATGAGCATCACGTGCGACCGGCTGGTCGACGTGAACTTCTCGGCGGTGTACTACGAGGCGCAGCAACAGGTGCTGGTGAAGAAGAACTCCGGCTTCACCGGGATGGAGTCGCTCGGCGGCAAACGGGTCTGCGCCACGAAGTCGTCGACGTCCCTGCGCAACATCGCCAACGCGCCGTCGAAACCGATCGCGGTGTCGGTGTCGGACTGGACCGACTGCCTGGTGATGCTGCAGCAGGGCCAGGTCGACGCGGTCTCCACCGACGACGTGATCCTCGCCGGGATGGCCGCGCAGGACAAGTACACCGCGGTCGTCGGCTCGTCGGTGGCCGCGGAGCCGTACGGGATGGCCATTCCGAAGCAGAACGTGGATTTCGTCCGGTTCGTCAACGGCGTGCTGGAGCAGGTGCGCACGAACGGCACCTGGGCGAACTCGTACGGCCGTTGGCTCGACGGCCTGATCCCCGGACCGCCGCCGGCCCCGCCGGTGCCCCGGTACAAGGACTGA
- the add gene encoding adenosine deaminase, whose protein sequence is MKDFVSALPKAELHVHLVGSASIPTVLELARRHPDGGVPVEEQALKDFYEFRDFAHFIDIYIKVNALVRTGADVLALLLGLARDQARDNVRYSEVTVTPTSHLAMGIEPDELTDTLDEARRQARAQYGVEFGWIFDIDGVLGKDGGPQTLDWVLKHRPEGTVALGLGGPEVGVPREWFREQFAVAADNGLRCVPHAGETTGPATIWAAINELHAERIGHGTSAARDPRLVSYLADNQIPLEVNPTSNIRTKAVDAIENHPLPELVAAGVPVAIGTDDPGMFHTTLNQEYLLCHEVFGYDRDQLADLASTAVRVSYAPDEVKSAILEEISAVNRS, encoded by the coding sequence ATGAAAGACTTCGTCTCCGCGCTGCCCAAAGCCGAACTGCACGTCCACCTGGTGGGATCCGCGTCGATCCCGACGGTGCTCGAACTGGCCCGCCGCCACCCCGACGGGGGTGTTCCCGTCGAAGAGCAGGCGCTGAAGGACTTCTACGAGTTCCGCGACTTCGCGCACTTCATCGACATCTACATCAAGGTCAACGCGTTGGTGCGCACCGGCGCCGACGTGCTGGCGCTGCTGCTGGGCCTCGCGCGTGACCAGGCCCGTGACAACGTCCGCTACTCCGAGGTGACGGTCACGCCGACCTCGCACCTCGCGATGGGAATCGAACCGGACGAACTGACCGACACCCTCGACGAGGCACGCAGGCAGGCGCGTGCACAGTACGGCGTCGAGTTCGGCTGGATCTTCGACATCGACGGTGTGCTCGGCAAGGACGGCGGCCCGCAGACCCTGGACTGGGTGCTGAAGCACCGCCCGGAAGGCACCGTCGCGCTCGGTCTCGGCGGGCCGGAGGTCGGCGTGCCGCGCGAGTGGTTCCGTGAGCAGTTCGCGGTCGCCGCGGACAACGGACTGCGCTGCGTCCCGCACGCGGGCGAAACGACCGGCCCGGCGACGATCTGGGCGGCGATCAACGAGCTGCACGCCGAACGCATCGGGCACGGCACGAGCGCCGCCCGGGACCCGAGGCTGGTCAGCTACCTGGCGGACAACCAGATCCCGCTCGAGGTCAACCCGACGTCCAACATCCGCACCAAGGCCGTCGACGCGATCGAGAACCACCCGCTGCCCGAACTGGTCGCCGCGGGTGTGCCGGTCGCCATCGGCACCGACGATCCCGGCATGTTCCACACCACCCTCAACCAGGAGTACTTGCTCTGTCACGAGGTGTTCGGTTACGACCGGGACCAGCTCGCGGATCTCGCGAGCACGGCCGTGCGGGTCTCCTATGCCCCTGACGAGGTCAAATCCGCGATCCTCGAGGAGATCTCCGCGGTCAACCGATCCTGA
- a CDS encoding MFS transporter, which produces MDSLERPFGDVTWRKAARRLVPYLGLLYFVNYLDRVNIGFAGPAGLSKELSLTATAFGFASGIFFIGYLILEVPSNLALHRFGARRWIARIMISWGVIATAVAFVPNATVLIILRFLLGVAEAGFFPGIILYLTYWFPARYRARMVAWFMVAIPISSAIGATVSALLIRHGDGVFGLAGWRFMFLVEGIPAILLAFVTWFFLTDRPTEAKWLTPEEGKWMQSQLDAERAATESEHHWPLRKALTHGRIIGLAFVYFGNVYGLYALGFFLPSIIAGFQQQFGTTFSIVERGLITAVPYVLGGIAMVFWARHGDRTGERVWHVALPMIVGGVAIPVALYLGSPFAVMVAVSITAIGICCALPTFWALPSTFLAGTAAAGGIALINSLGNVSGFAAPYITGGLEDLTGSQKTGLWVVGAVMIAGALLATALKAAPGKKDKGKNATSGVLTGQDDT; this is translated from the coding sequence ATGGACTCACTGGAGCGGCCATTCGGGGACGTCACGTGGCGTAAGGCAGCTCGGCGGCTGGTGCCGTACCTGGGGTTGCTGTACTTCGTCAACTACCTCGACCGGGTCAACATCGGCTTCGCCGGGCCCGCCGGGCTGTCGAAGGAGCTGTCGCTCACCGCGACCGCGTTCGGCTTCGCGTCGGGGATCTTCTTCATCGGCTACCTCATCCTCGAGGTGCCGAGCAACCTGGCGCTGCACAGGTTCGGCGCGCGCAGGTGGATCGCCCGGATCATGATCAGCTGGGGCGTGATCGCCACCGCGGTCGCGTTCGTGCCCAACGCGACCGTGCTGATCATCCTGCGGTTCCTGCTCGGTGTCGCGGAAGCGGGCTTCTTCCCCGGCATCATCCTCTATCTCACATACTGGTTCCCGGCTCGCTACCGCGCGCGGATGGTCGCGTGGTTCATGGTCGCCATCCCGATCTCCAGCGCGATCGGCGCGACCGTCTCGGCGTTGCTGATCCGGCACGGCGACGGCGTGTTCGGCCTCGCGGGCTGGCGGTTCATGTTCCTCGTCGAGGGCATCCCGGCGATCCTGCTCGCGTTCGTCACGTGGTTCTTCCTCACCGACCGCCCCACCGAGGCCAAATGGCTCACCCCGGAAGAGGGCAAATGGATGCAGTCGCAGCTCGACGCCGAGCGGGCCGCGACGGAGAGCGAGCACCACTGGCCGTTGCGCAAAGCATTGACACACGGCCGGATCATCGGCCTGGCGTTCGTCTACTTCGGAAACGTCTACGGCCTGTACGCGCTCGGGTTCTTCCTGCCGAGCATCATCGCCGGGTTCCAGCAGCAGTTCGGCACCACGTTCTCGATCGTCGAACGTGGACTCATCACCGCGGTGCCGTACGTCCTCGGCGGGATCGCGATGGTGTTCTGGGCGCGGCACGGCGACCGGACGGGAGAACGGGTCTGGCACGTGGCGCTGCCGATGATCGTTGGCGGCGTGGCGATCCCGGTCGCGCTGTACCTGGGCAGCCCCTTCGCCGTGATGGTCGCGGTGAGCATCACCGCGATCGGGATCTGCTGCGCGCTGCCCACGTTCTGGGCGCTGCCGTCGACGTTCCTCGCCGGGACGGCCGCGGCGGGCGGGATCGCGCTGATCAACTCGCTCGGCAACGTCAGCGGGTTCGCCGCGCCGTACATCACCGGCGGGCTCGAGGACCTCACCGGTTCGCAGAAGACCGGGCTGTGGGTGGTCGGTGCGGTGATGATCGCGGGCGCGCTGCTCGCGACAGCGCTCAAGGCCGCCCCGGGAAAGAAGGACAAGGGCAAGAATGCGACTTCCGGCGTCTTGACTGGTCAAGACGACACATGA
- a CDS encoding Xaa-Pro dipeptidyl-peptidase: MRRVVTVLAAVAVALPVIPSVANAAQGPVFKDGQAQPVFDPADVVRESLWVTAPVDSDRDGKDDLVHVEVVRPRATEQGLKVPVVYQASPYYAGGNDVANHNVDVELNSPTWPGRHRNGTAGDERVAAAIGPNPAITWRYEQYFTARGFAVVYGESLGSGQSTGCPTSGGRNETIGAKSVVDWLNGRARAKDAAGAPVSAKWTTGSVGMMGVSYNGTLPNAVATTGVRGLDAIVPIAAISSWYDYYRQDGAVVAPGTFQGEDLDVLARYVYTRADQEICKPVLDEIEREQDRITGDYSPFWHERNYLKDVHKVRAATLVVHGLNDWNVKDLHAEQWYEAIKKVGVPHKIWWHQSGHADPYSLRRDEWLVTLNRWFTRYLYKQQNGVEKEPRATIQREDKSWVDEAEWPAPGTSPASLYLGAGGASRGTLGTSPTHRSVTESLTDDATKTAESLVDAASSANRLSYSTGTTKKAIRLSGRGKVDLRTSFSRPAANVTALLVDRAPDGTSKIITRGWTDPQNRLSPWLTLPVTPGREYSVEVRFEPKDYLVAAGHKIEFVLLSSDFDYTLRPKPGAGISLDVDDTRLDLPILGGKRALREAL; encoded by the coding sequence GTGCGGCGAGTAGTGACCGTACTGGCAGCGGTTGCCGTGGCACTGCCTGTAATCCCTTCCGTGGCAAATGCCGCGCAGGGGCCCGTTTTCAAGGACGGTCAAGCACAGCCGGTGTTCGACCCGGCTGATGTCGTGCGCGAAAGCCTCTGGGTGACCGCGCCGGTCGACAGCGACCGTGACGGCAAGGACGACCTCGTGCACGTGGAGGTGGTCCGGCCGCGAGCGACCGAGCAGGGGCTCAAGGTCCCGGTCGTGTACCAGGCGTCACCGTACTACGCGGGCGGCAACGACGTCGCCAACCACAACGTGGACGTCGAACTGAACTCCCCGACGTGGCCGGGACGTCACCGCAACGGCACCGCCGGTGACGAGCGGGTCGCCGCCGCGATCGGCCCGAACCCAGCCATCACGTGGCGTTACGAGCAGTACTTCACCGCACGCGGCTTCGCCGTGGTGTACGGGGAGTCGCTGGGCAGCGGGCAGTCGACCGGCTGCCCGACCTCCGGCGGCCGCAACGAGACCATCGGCGCGAAGTCCGTTGTGGACTGGCTCAACGGCCGCGCGCGGGCCAAGGACGCGGCGGGCGCCCCGGTCAGTGCGAAGTGGACGACCGGCAGCGTCGGCATGATGGGCGTGTCCTACAACGGAACGCTGCCCAACGCCGTGGCCACGACCGGTGTCCGCGGCCTCGACGCGATCGTGCCGATCGCCGCGATCTCCAGCTGGTACGACTACTACCGCCAGGACGGCGCGGTGGTCGCGCCGGGCACGTTCCAGGGCGAGGACCTCGACGTGCTGGCCAGGTACGTCTACACCAGGGCGGACCAGGAGATCTGCAAGCCGGTGCTGGACGAGATCGAACGGGAGCAGGACCGGATCACCGGTGACTACAGCCCGTTCTGGCACGAGCGCAACTACCTCAAGGACGTGCACAAGGTCCGCGCCGCGACCCTCGTCGTGCACGGCCTCAACGACTGGAACGTCAAGGACCTGCACGCCGAGCAGTGGTACGAGGCGATCAAGAAGGTCGGCGTGCCGCACAAGATCTGGTGGCACCAGTCCGGGCACGCGGACCCGTACAGCCTGCGCCGCGACGAATGGCTGGTCACGCTGAACCGCTGGTTCACCCGTTACCTGTACAAGCAGCAGAACGGTGTGGAGAAGGAACCGCGCGCGACGATCCAGCGCGAGGACAAGTCGTGGGTCGACGAAGCCGAGTGGCCCGCGCCGGGCACCTCGCCGGCTTCGCTGTACCTGGGCGCCGGCGGCGCCTCCCGCGGCACCCTCGGCACCTCGCCGACGCACCGCTCGGTCACCGAGTCGCTGACCGACGACGCGACGAAGACCGCCGAGAGCCTGGTGGACGCCGCCAGCTCGGCGAACCGGTTGTCGTACTCGACGGGCACGACCAAGAAGGCGATCCGGCTGTCCGGCCGGGGCAAGGTCGACCTGCGCACCTCGTTCAGCCGCCCGGCGGCCAACGTGACCGCGCTGCTCGTCGACCGGGCACCGGACGGCACCAGCAAGATCATCACCCGGGGCTGGACCGACCCGCAGAACCGGCTCAGCCCGTGGCTCACGCTGCCGGTCACGCCGGGCCGCGAGTACTCGGTCGAGGTGCGGTTCGAGCCCAAGGACTACCTGGTCGCCGCCGGTCACAAGATCGAGTTCGTGCTGCTGTCGAGTGACTTCGATTACACCCTGCGCCCCAAACCGGGCGCCGGGATCTCCCTCGACGTCGACGACACCCGCCTTGACCTGCCGATTCTCGGCGGAAAGCGAGCGCTGCGCGAGGCGCTGTGA
- a CDS encoding PP2C family protein-serine/threonine phosphatase, translated as MLRNEVMSWDTASRQGGRQFNADAVGASMDGDSVVFALADGIGDTMWAGEAARVASDVAARTSTAAGPVEAVLAAQRALDALNTGADTLLVVAMPTEDGYDIAWVGDVRAYVWDGIELKQVTSDQTMAEYFRLHDTVPTPRMEHVVTNSLRTTSEERVGRTSVTGVKSLLLSSDGVHKVVSPEVIQGVLAEEGTTALSRVSTLVDTAMVLGGTDNATAVLITSRT; from the coding sequence ATGCTCCGCAACGAGGTGATGAGCTGGGACACTGCCAGCCGCCAGGGCGGCAGGCAGTTCAACGCGGACGCGGTGGGCGCGTCCATGGACGGCGACAGCGTGGTCTTCGCGCTCGCCGACGGCATCGGCGACACGATGTGGGCAGGCGAAGCCGCCCGTGTCGCCTCGGACGTAGCGGCCCGCACGTCGACAGCGGCGGGCCCAGTGGAGGCAGTGCTCGCCGCCCAGCGAGCACTGGACGCCCTGAACACGGGCGCTGACACGCTCCTGGTCGTCGCGATGCCAACCGAAGACGGTTACGACATCGCATGGGTAGGAGACGTACGCGCCTACGTGTGGGACGGCATCGAACTCAAGCAAGTGACGAGCGACCAGACCATGGCCGAGTACTTCCGGCTGCATGACACGGTCCCCACGCCACGCATGGAACACGTGGTGACCAACTCGCTGCGGACCACGTCCGAGGAGCGCGTCGGCCGGACGAGCGTGACCGGTGTCAAGAGCCTGCTGCTCTCCAGCGACGGCGTGCACAAGGTCGTGTCACCGGAAGTCATCCAGGGTGTCCTGGCCGAGGAAGGCACCACGGCTTTGTCCCGTGTGTCCACCTTGGTCGACACCGCGATGGTGCTCGGTGGCACGGACAACGCGACCGCGGTACTGATCACGTCCAGGACATGA
- a CDS encoding glycoside hydrolase family 27 protein, with product MLKRPLTYLLGAVLAISVATPAAQAGDRERIAEKPYMGWSSWSMQASKYPGLNPKGDYSWLNEANVIKQTDAIASKLKRYGYEYVNMDAGWWADWSWKFGYDAYGRPTPDKERFPRGMKWMADYIHHKGLKAGIYIPVGLAKGVYDGGDFPVKDAPGCSTHDLVYPDLRTTNGWDSSYKIDFSNPCSQEYIDSIARMFTDWGYDFLKIDGVGPGSWKSGPQYDNRDEIAAYRKAFDRTGREVHVEISWSIDIGHIEDWKKSSNGWRIDTDVECYCETLVTWENSVNDRWKDLPPWIRHSGPGGWHDLDTLNVGNGEMDGLTPDERYSYATFWAVTSSPLYVGDDVTKLDDLGVKLLTNREVLALNQQGRPARPVDPNTDQPVWWARNKDGSYTVALFNLGSEAKTVRANWKDFGFGGRRTVRDVWADRTLGRYADGFEATIPPHGTRLLKVW from the coding sequence ATGCTGAAACGACCCCTCACCTACCTGCTCGGGGCGGTGCTCGCGATCAGCGTCGCGACTCCGGCCGCACAAGCCGGTGACCGGGAGCGCATCGCGGAGAAGCCCTACATGGGCTGGAGCAGCTGGAGCATGCAGGCCAGCAAGTACCCGGGTCTCAACCCGAAGGGTGACTACAGCTGGCTCAACGAAGCCAACGTCATCAAGCAGACCGACGCGATCGCCTCGAAGCTCAAGCGCTACGGCTACGAGTACGTGAACATGGACGCGGGCTGGTGGGCCGACTGGAGCTGGAAGTTCGGCTATGACGCGTACGGCCGCCCGACGCCGGACAAGGAACGGTTCCCGCGTGGCATGAAGTGGATGGCCGACTACATCCACCACAAGGGGCTCAAAGCAGGCATCTACATCCCGGTCGGCCTGGCCAAGGGCGTCTACGACGGCGGTGACTTCCCGGTCAAGGACGCGCCCGGCTGCAGCACGCACGACCTGGTCTACCCGGATCTGCGGACCACCAACGGCTGGGACAGCTCGTACAAGATCGATTTCTCGAACCCGTGCTCGCAGGAGTACATCGACTCGATCGCGCGGATGTTCACCGACTGGGGCTACGACTTCCTCAAGATCGACGGCGTCGGTCCCGGTTCGTGGAAGAGCGGCCCGCAGTACGACAACCGCGACGAGATCGCCGCCTACCGCAAGGCGTTCGACCGGACCGGCCGCGAGGTGCACGTCGAGATCTCGTGGTCGATCGACATCGGCCACATCGAGGACTGGAAGAAGTCCTCCAACGGCTGGCGGATCGACACGGACGTCGAGTGCTACTGCGAAACGCTGGTCACGTGGGAGAACTCGGTCAACGACCGCTGGAAGGACCTGCCGCCGTGGATCCGGCACTCCGGCCCCGGCGGCTGGCACGACCTGGACACGCTCAACGTCGGCAACGGTGAGATGGACGGCCTGACGCCGGACGAGCGCTACAGCTACGCCACGTTCTGGGCGGTCACGTCGTCCCCGCTGTACGTCGGCGACGACGTGACCAAACTGGACGATCTCGGCGTGAAGTTGCTGACCAACCGCGAGGTGCTCGCGCTCAACCAGCAGGGCCGCCCGGCCAGGCCGGTCGATCCGAACACCGACCAGCCGGTGTGGTGGGCGCGCAACAAGGACGGCTCGTACACCGTCGCGTTGTTCAACCTGGGCTCGGAGGCCAAGACCGTGCGGGCCAACTGGAAGGACTTCGGCTTCGGCGGTCGCAGAACGGTCCGCGATGTGTGGGCGGACCGCACGCTCGGCCGGTACGCGGACGGGTTCGAGGCCACGATCCCGCCGCACGGCACGAGACTTCTGAAGGTCTGGTAA
- a CDS encoding ROK family transcriptional regulator, with translation MTPRRQSRRAPVTSPAAATVFTTVLTQGPVSRVDVARRTGLSSAAVTKAARPLIEAGYLAELDSEQGGVGRPASPLEIRAEREFFLGIKITDRELVGVVTDLRAQVLLTRFHPLSSCKLDAVVDGVAAMVTELLAESKSYKQRTHCLGVTIAGDVDRESGHVRYSPFLHWRDVPLADLLAEKVDLEITVDNDVKAITVAERWFGNGIGADSFALVTLGTGIGCGLVVNGRVVTGSHGVAGEIGHIPVFGDGPLCHCGATGCVEAIASTDAIVDQARTTTGERDLTIDEVITGARMGDEALRRVFARAGVAIGRGLAAMANLVGPERIIVSGEGLDAYDLFAAEIRETFGTQAFGAAAHCELILRPLPFEEWARGAAAIAVQTLFLSATTPGAVWGQPSPTRR, from the coding sequence ATGACGCCACGACGCCAGAGCAGGCGCGCGCCGGTCACCAGCCCGGCGGCGGCCACCGTTTTCACCACGGTCCTCACCCAGGGCCCGGTGTCACGGGTGGACGTGGCGCGCCGGACCGGCCTGTCGTCGGCCGCGGTCACCAAGGCGGCCCGGCCGCTGATCGAGGCCGGGTATCTCGCTGAGCTCGACTCCGAGCAGGGCGGGGTCGGCCGACCGGCCAGTCCGCTGGAAATCCGGGCCGAGCGGGAGTTCTTCCTCGGCATCAAGATCACCGACCGTGAGCTGGTCGGCGTGGTCACGGACCTGCGTGCGCAGGTCCTGCTCACCAGGTTCCACCCGTTGTCCTCGTGCAAGCTCGACGCGGTCGTGGACGGCGTCGCGGCGATGGTCACCGAGCTGCTGGCGGAGTCCAAGTCGTACAAGCAGCGGACGCACTGCCTCGGCGTCACGATCGCGGGCGATGTCGACCGCGAGTCCGGCCACGTCCGCTACTCCCCCTTCCTGCACTGGCGGGACGTCCCGCTGGCGGACCTGCTGGCCGAGAAGGTCGACCTGGAGATCACGGTCGACAACGACGTCAAAGCGATCACGGTGGCCGAGCGCTGGTTCGGCAACGGGATCGGCGCGGACTCGTTCGCGTTGGTCACGCTGGGCACCGGGATCGGCTGCGGGCTCGTGGTCAACGGCCGTGTGGTGACCGGGTCGCACGGCGTCGCCGGGGAGATCGGGCACATTCCCGTCTTCGGCGACGGGCCGTTGTGCCACTGCGGCGCGACTGGCTGCGTGGAGGCCATCGCCTCGACGGACGCGATCGTGGACCAGGCCAGGACCACGACCGGCGAGCGGGACCTGACGATCGACGAGGTCATCACCGGCGCCCGGATGGGCGATGAGGCGCTGCGGCGGGTGTTCGCCAGGGCGGGTGTGGCGATCGGCCGCGGTCTGGCCGCGATGGCGAACCTCGTCGGGCCGGAGCGGATCATCGTGTCCGGCGAGGGTTTGGACGCGTACGACCTGTTCGCCGCCGAGATCAGGGAAACCTTCGGCACGCAGGCGTTCGGCGCCGCCGCGCACTGCGAGCTCATTCTCCGCCCGCTGCCGTTCGAGGAGTGGGCACGTGGCGCGGCGGCGATCGCCGTGCAGACGCTGTTCCTTTCGGCTACAACTCCTGGGGCGGTTTGGGGTCAGCCGTCGCCGACCCGGCGTTGA
- a CDS encoding alpha-galactosidase, giving the protein MAEVVFDPAERLWLLTTATTSYALRLDESDAPRHVFWGPALTVEQAAAIRTPVLSKISAVDGTTDEELVVEGSARFDAPSLSVRFPDGTRAFEWKYLDHTIDEGHLAIRFADRHYPLEVALHYRVGADTDVIERWTTLRHTGADEPITLLRTDSASWFLPYRAGYELTHTVGGWSNEFQLQRTPLTYGETVFTSRRGTSSHQANPWLFVRNGDEVWSGALAWSGSWRITVRHTPSGQTSFSGGFGHEGVSWRLNTGEEWETPVFAGLYATDGVEATARRWHVYVRNHVLPHADETRPVIYNSWEATEFDVNETNQKGLAARAAAMGCELFVMDDGWFGARTSDTAGLGDWEVNRDRFPGGLDPLIAEVHRLGMRFGLWVEPEMVNPDSDLYRQHPDWVLHMPNRTRTTLRNQLVLNFARTDVAEWAHKWLDQLAGRHEIDFLKWDMNRAFSEAGWPGEADQDRLWIDHVRHVYAIIDRLRADHPNLRVEACSGGGGRIDLGMLARTDQAWVSDNTDALDRIRIQHGYSTLYPARTMSAWVTDSPNQLTGRVIPLAFRFHVAMAGVLGIGGNLLNWTPEELTEATTLLKQYKEIRHVVQHGSQYQLAAGPVTGVQYTLGNEVVVLLWRPVVNFGKPPLPVRLKALDPSARYRTGAGECCGAVLLHHGLEPSLPTGDYASTMIHLTKINPS; this is encoded by the coding sequence ATGGCTGAGGTGGTCTTCGATCCTGCCGAGCGGCTCTGGCTGCTGACGACGGCGACCACGTCGTACGCGCTGCGGCTGGACGAGTCGGACGCGCCGCGGCACGTGTTCTGGGGACCGGCGCTGACCGTCGAGCAAGCCGCGGCGATCCGGACGCCTGTCCTGTCGAAGATCAGTGCCGTCGACGGGACCACCGACGAGGAACTCGTGGTGGAGGGCAGTGCCCGGTTCGACGCGCCGTCGCTCTCAGTGCGTTTCCCCGACGGCACGAGGGCCTTCGAATGGAAGTACCTCGACCACACCATCGACGAGGGGCACCTGGCGATCCGGTTCGCCGACCGGCACTACCCGCTGGAAGTCGCGCTGCACTACCGGGTCGGCGCGGACACGGACGTGATCGAGCGCTGGACAACTTTGCGGCACACCGGAGCGGACGAACCGATCACGTTGCTGCGCACGGACTCCGCGTCCTGGTTCCTGCCATACCGAGCCGGATACGAGCTCACGCACACGGTCGGCGGCTGGTCGAACGAGTTCCAGCTCCAGCGCACGCCCCTGACGTACGGCGAGACCGTGTTCACCAGCCGCCGCGGCACGTCGAGTCATCAAGCCAACCCGTGGCTGTTCGTACGGAACGGCGACGAAGTGTGGAGCGGGGCGTTGGCGTGGAGCGGTTCGTGGCGGATCACCGTGCGGCACACGCCTTCAGGGCAGACCAGCTTCTCCGGCGGTTTCGGGCACGAAGGCGTGAGCTGGCGGCTGAACACCGGCGAGGAATGGGAAACCCCCGTGTTCGCCGGGCTTTACGCCACGGACGGGGTCGAGGCAACCGCACGCCGCTGGCACGTCTATGTGCGTAACCACGTGTTGCCGCACGCCGACGAGACCCGTCCCGTCATCTACAACTCCTGGGAAGCCACGGAGTTCGACGTCAACGAGACGAACCAGAAAGGCCTGGCAGCGCGGGCGGCGGCAATGGGCTGCGAACTGTTCGTGATGGACGACGGCTGGTTCGGCGCGCGGACCAGCGACACAGCCGGGCTCGGCGACTGGGAGGTCAACCGGGATCGCTTCCCCGGCGGGCTGGACCCGTTGATCGCCGAGGTGCACCGGCTCGGCATGCGCTTCGGGCTGTGGGTGGAACCGGAGATGGTGAACCCGGACAGCGACCTGTACCGGCAGCACCCGGACTGGGTCCTGCACATGCCGAACAGGACACGGACGACCCTGCGCAACCAGCTCGTGCTCAACTTCGCCCGCACCGACGTGGCCGAATGGGCCCACAAGTGGCTCGACCAGCTGGCGGGCAGGCACGAGATCGACTTCCTGAAGTGGGACATGAACCGCGCGTTCAGCGAGGCGGGCTGGCCGGGCGAAGCCGACCAGGACAGGCTGTGGATCGACCACGTCAGGCACGTCTACGCGATCATCGACCGGCTCCGCGCCGACCACCCGAACCTGCGCGTCGAAGCCTGCTCGGGAGGCGGAGGCCGGATAGACCTCGGCATGCTGGCAAGGACGGACCAAGCCTGGGTGTCGGACAACACGGATGCCCTGGATCGCATCCGCATCCAGCACGGCTACAGCACGCTCTACCCGGCAAGGACGATGTCGGCCTGGGTGACCGACAGCCCGAACCAGTTGACCGGACGCGTGATCCCACTGGCGTTCCGCTTCCACGTGGCAATGGCGGGAGTACTGGGAATCGGCGGAAACCTGCTGAACTGGACACCGGAAGAACTGACCGAAGCAACCACTTTGCTGAAGCAGTACAAGGAAATCCGGCACGTCGTACAGCACGGCTCGCAGTACCAGCTCGCCGCGGGCCCGGTCACGGGCGTCCAGTACACCCTGGGCAACGAAGTAGTGGTGTTGCTGTGGCGGCCCGTGGTCAACTTCGGCAAACCGCCACTTCCCGTACGTCTCAAGGCCTTGGACCCCTCAGCCCGGTACCGTACCGGCGCGGGCGAGTGTTGCGGCGCTGTCCTGCTGCACCACGGTCTGGAACCGTCTTTGCCAACCGGCGACTACGCCAGCACGATGATCCACCTCACGAAAATCAACCCATCTTGA